A DNA window from Brassica napus cultivar Da-Ae chromosome C1, Da-Ae, whole genome shotgun sequence contains the following coding sequences:
- the LOC106376755 gene encoding formin-like protein 7, with protein MSFLFRKNGSSSRRRIKDKLRGRNSDRGKRGEEEERDRYDSLPAPPSPWGFLFPEDFERIDGNLKAVIEDEEGLDVIYWKKLLELENSGKTPKPRRGGKSDGDGEEEEGFYRGSGTNPKGDAFSFHVKKSQSPLSSGGEVGDQSNNTSVDGGRYSYTSSSTGGFSDYGKQSQSKFQAPGGRRYPSLPLPPGQLGVVTASSSTMPPPLTVNHGSFSSSPSIQTGGGGGSGLSPAIPLPPGQFPPAIGFSSISPLPLTVNQTVPPPPPGKKAPGPPPPPPVSKTGPPKPPGNGKGPTKAAEGSSAISKDDPAQPKLKPLHWDKVNPDASHSMVWHRIDGGSFNFDGDLMEALFGYVGARKPSEANSVPQKPTVSTTQTYILDPRKSQNKAIVLKSLGMTKEEIIDLLTQGHDADTDTLEKLSGIAPTPEEQTEIIEFSGDPTKLADAESLLFHILRAVPSAFNRFNVMLFKINYGSEVSQQKGSLQTLESACNELRARGLFMKLLEAILKAGNRMNAGTARGNAQAFNLTALRKLSDVKSVDGKTTLLHFVVEEVVRSEGKRAAMSKISGCDIADASREEQEIEFIKLGLPIIGGLSSEFTNVKKAAGIDYDSFLATTLALGTRLKETKRLLDQSKGKEDGCLTKLRSFFESAEEELRVITEEQLRIMDLVKKTTNYYQAGGALKERNLFQLFVIIRDFLGMVDTACSEIARNQRKQRPAATVAGASPSTAATTPSAAAPQRNAVRFPILPPNFMSEHSRYSSSDSDSDS; from the exons ATGTCTTTCCTTTTCCGGAAGAACGGGAGTAGTTCACGGCGGCGAATCAAAGACAAACTTCGAGGTCGGAACTCAGATCGCGGgaagagaggagaagaagaagagagagacagATACGATTCGTTACCTGCACCGCCTTCTCCTTGGGGGTTTCTCTTCCCGGAGGATTTCGAGCGAATAGATGGTAATCTAAAGGCAGTTattgaagatgaagaaggattAGATGTGATTTACTGGAAGAAGCTTCTCGAGCTTGAAAATAGCGGGAAAACTCCTAAACCTAGGAGAGGAGGTAAATCCGATggtgatggtgaagaagaagaaggattcTACAGAGGATCGGGCACTAATCCCAAGGGAGATGCGTTTTCGTTTCATGTGAAGAAGTCTCAGTCTCCTTTATCTTCAGGTGGAGAAGTTGGAGATCAGAGTAATAACACTAGTGTTGATGGAGGGAGATACTCctacacttcttcttctacagGCGGATTTAGTGATTATGGAAAGCAATCTCAATCCAAATTTCAAGCTCCTGGCGGCCGTCGTTATCCGTCACTTCCGCTTCCTCCGGGTCAATTAGGGGTGGTAACTGCTTCGTCTTCGACTATGCCACCGCCCCTTACAGTCAATCACGGCTCATTTTCCTCTTCTCCGTCTATTCAaactggtggtggtggtggtagcGGTCTTTCGCCTGCAATTCCCCTTCCTCCGGGTCAATTCCCGCCAGCAATTGGGTTTTCCTCTATATCGCCGCTGCCTCTTACAGTCAACCAAACCGTACCACCTCCTCCTCCGGGTAAGAAGGCACCTGGGCCGCCGCCACCACCTCCAGTGTCCAAAACCGGGCCACCTAAACCACCAGGTAATGGGAAAGGACCGACCAAGGCAGCTGAGGGTTCTTCTGCCATAAGCAAAGATGATCCAGCGCAGCCAAAGCTCAAGCCTTTACATTGGGATAAGGTTAATCCTGATGCAAGTCACTCAATGGTTTGGCATAGGATCGATGGTGGCTCTTTCAA CTTTGATGGTGACCTCATGGAGGCTCTGTTTGGATACGTTGGCGCTCGAAAACCAAGTGAAGCTAACAGTGTACCACAGAAACCGACTGTGTCAACCACGCAGACTTACATTCTTGATCCTAGGAAATCTCAGAACAAAGCAATTGTACTTAAATCTTTGGGAATGACCAAGGAAGAGATCATTGACTTGTTAACACAAGGCCATGATGCTGATACTGATACCCTTGAGAAGCTTTCCGGAATAGCTCCAACGCCAGAAGAACAGACAGAGATCATAGAGTTCAGTGGCGACCCCACGAAACTTGCTGATGCAGAATCTCTACTCTTTCACATCTTACGAGCAGTTCCTTCAGCGTTTAACAGGTTCAACGTCATGCTCTTCAAGATCAACTACGGCTCAGAGGTTTCTCAACAAAAGGGATCTTTACAAACACTTGAATCTGCATGCAACGAGTTACGTGCTCGTGGGTTGTTCATGAAACTTCTAGAGGCGATCTTGAAAGCAGGTAACAGAATGAACGCTGGAACAGCTCGAGGAAATGCTCAGGCTTTCAATTTGACAGCTCTAAGAAAACTGTCAGATGTGAAGAGTGTTGATGGGAAAACTACTTTGCTTCACTTCGTTGTTGAAGAAGTTGTAAGATCCGAGGGAAAACGAGCTGCGATGAGTAAGATCTCCGGTTGTGATATTGCAGATGCATCtagagaagaacaagagattGAATTCATAAAGCTAGGTTTGCCAATTATTGGTGGCCTTAGTTCAGAGTTCACCAACGTGAAGAAAGCAGCAGGAATCGACTATGACTCTTTTCTAGCCACGACCTTGGCTTTAGGGACCCGgttgaaagaaacaaaaaggcTACTAGACCAAAGCAAAGGGAAAGAAGATGGGTGTTTGACAAAGCTAAGATCTTTCTTTGAATCTGCAGAGGAAGAACTGAGAGTTATTACAGAGGAACAGCTCAGGATCATGGACTTGGTGAAAAAAACAACGAATTATTACCAAGCTGGTGGTGCATTGAAAGAGAGGAACCTGTTTCAGCTGTTTGTTATAATCCGTGATTTCTTAGGGATGGTTGATACCGCATGTAGTGAGATCGCAAGGAATCAACGGAAGCAGAGACCAGCAGCAACGGTGGCAGGAGCATCGCCTTCAACAGCAGCAACAACACCGAGCGCTGCTGCACCACAAAGAAACGCTGTTAGATTTCCGATTCTGCCTCCAAATTTCATGTCAGAGCATTCAAGGTACAGTTCAAGTGACTCAGACTCAGATTCTtga